One Papaver somniferum cultivar HN1 chromosome 10, ASM357369v1, whole genome shotgun sequence genomic window carries:
- the LOC113317662 gene encoding 3-phosphoshikimate 1-carboxyvinyltransferase 2-like → MAQAQVSNISKGLQGFCSKDLSKTQKPSTICSVWLGSELNKLGSFGKLKYQRNVFDSMNSVKVSSPFRVSAVAAATKEKSSSSSLPEILLQPINEISGVVKLPGSKSLSNRILLLAALSEGTTVVDNLLDSDDIHYMLRALETLGLGVKEDKENKRATVEGCSGKFPVGDVAKEEVELFLGNAGTAMRPLTAAVAVAGGNGCYILDGVPRMRERPIMDLVVGLKQLGADADCTMGTDCPPVRINANGGLPGGKVKLSGSISSQYLTALLMAAPLALGDVEIEIIDKLISVPYVEMTLKLMERFGVSVEHNDSWDRFLVKGGQKYKSPGKAYVEGDASSASYFLAGAAVTGGTVTVEGCGTSSLQGDVRFAEVLEKMGAKVTWTENSVTVTGPPRDPSGKKHLRPVDVNMNKMPDVAMTLAVVALFADGPTAIRDVASWRVKETERMIAICTELRKLGATVEEGPDYCVITPPEKLNVTAIDTYDDHRMAMAFSLAACSDVPVTIKDPGCTRKTFPDYFEVLKKFTKH, encoded by the exons ATGGCGCAGGCGCAAGTTAGCAACATCAGTAAGGGTTTACAAGGTTTTTGTAGTAAAGATCTTTCTAAAACCCAGAAACCTAGTACCATTTGTTCAGTTTGGTTAGGATCAGAATTAAATAAATTGGGTAGTTTTGGTAAATTAAAGTATCAAAGAAATGTGTTTGATTCGATGAATTCAGTGAAGGTTTCATCACCATTCAGGGtatctgctgttgctgctgctactaAAGAGAAATCATCTTCAAGTAGTTTACCTGAGATTTTATTACAGCCCATTAATGAAATCTCCGGTGTTGTTAAACTCCCTGGTTCTAAATCTTTGTCTAATCGGATCCTCCTGTTAGCTGCCCTTTCTGAG GGAACCACTGTGGTAGACAACTTGTTAGACAGTGATGATATCCATTATATGCTTCGTGCTTTGGAAACCCTTGGGTTAGGTGTCAAAGAAGATAAAGAGAATAAAAGAGCAACTGTGGAAGGTTGCAGTGGGAAGTTTCCCGTTGGAGATGTAGCAAAAGAGGAAGTTGAACTATTTTTGGGGAATGCCGGTACTGCAATGCGCCCATTGACTGCGGCAGTTGCTGTTGCTGGTGGAAATGGCTG TTACATACTTGATGGAGTCCCACGTATGAGAGAAAGACCAATCATGGATTTGGTTGTGGGTCTAAAGCAGCTTGGTGCAGATGCTGATTGCACAATGGGCACTGATTGTCCCCCTGTTCGTATTAATGCCAATGGAGGTCTTCCTGGAGGAAAG GTGAAACTGTCGGGGTCTATTAGTAGTCAGTACTTGACTGCCTTGCTTATGGCAGCTCCCTTGGCTTTAGGTGATGTGGAAATTGAGATTATTGATAAACTTATTTCGGTTCCTTACGTTGAGATGACCTTGAAACTGATGGAACGTTTTGGAGTCAGTGTGGAACACAACGATAGTTGGGACAGATTCTTGGTGAAAGGTGGTCAAAAGTACAA ATCTCCAGGGAAGGCTTATGTAGAAGGGGATGCATCGAGTGCTAGTTACTTCCTTGCAGGTGCAGCAGTCACTGGTGGAACCGTCACTGTTGAAGGCTGTGGAACAAGCAGTTTGCAG GGTGATGTAAGATTTGCCGAGGTTCTTGAGAAAATGGGAGCTAAAGTTACTTGGACAGAAAACAGTGTTACTGTCACAGGACCACCCAGAGATCCTTCTGGAAAGAAACACTTGCGCCCAGTTGATGTCAATATGAACAAAATGCCTGATGTTGCCATGACTCTTGCTGTGGTTGCACTTTTTGCTGATGGCCCAACAGCCATAAGAGACG TGGCCAGCTGGAGAGTCAAGGAGACCGAAAGAATGATTGCCATCTGCACTGAATTGAGGAAG CTTGGCGCAACAGTGGAGGAAGGCCCTGATTACTGCGTGATCACACCACCAGAGAAATTGAATGTTACAGCAATTGACACTTATGATGATCACAGAATGGCCATGGCATTCTCTCTAGCTGCCTGTTCTGATGTTCCTGTCACCATTAAAGATCCAGGTTGTACCCGGAAAACTTTTCCCGACTACTTTGAAGTTCTTAAGAAGTTTACAAAGCATTAA